The Saccharomonospora cyanea NA-134 genome includes a region encoding these proteins:
- the nhaA gene encoding Na+/H+ antiporter NhaA, with amino-acid sequence MLLSRFGAALRRDTVGGFLLIGAAVVALTWANSPWGELYERVREFRFGPESLHLNLPVEAWAADGLLALFFFIVGNELKQEFVHGELRRPRRALLPIVAAVCGALLPAGIFAAINLGQGPAAQGWGIPMATDIAFAIAVLAVVGRFLPPALRTFLLTLAIVDDLVAISVIAVFYTDSLSFGPMLAAAALLGVFGYLQRGRGPAAVLRRWRVASWTVYATLAVVIWALVHASGIHATIAGVAMGLLMRTRPHNGEESSPSHRAEHVLRPWAMGLALPVFALFSAGVVFGDWSSMLTDTVALGVTAGLVVGKLVGIAGGAWLTTKLTRAELDPSLSWTDIVGISQLAGIGFTVSLLISELSYTGHPGMLEHAKSAVLLASLFATVLGAVVLGVRSAHYRTHGIGEHARQVAN; translated from the coding sequence ATGTTGTTGTCTCGGTTCGGTGCCGCTCTGCGGCGTGACACGGTGGGTGGCTTCCTCCTCATCGGTGCGGCCGTGGTGGCTTTGACCTGGGCGAACTCGCCGTGGGGAGAGCTCTACGAGCGTGTTCGGGAATTCCGTTTCGGCCCGGAGTCGCTCCACCTGAACCTGCCGGTCGAAGCGTGGGCTGCCGACGGCTTGCTGGCGCTGTTCTTCTTCATCGTCGGCAACGAGCTCAAGCAGGAGTTCGTGCACGGTGAGCTGCGTCGCCCGAGGCGGGCGCTGTTGCCGATCGTCGCGGCCGTCTGCGGTGCCCTCCTCCCAGCGGGCATCTTCGCGGCGATCAACCTGGGACAGGGTCCGGCCGCGCAGGGGTGGGGCATTCCCATGGCCACCGACATCGCGTTCGCCATCGCGGTACTGGCCGTGGTGGGGCGGTTCCTGCCACCGGCGCTGCGGACGTTCCTGCTGACCTTGGCCATCGTCGACGACCTGGTGGCGATCAGCGTGATCGCGGTGTTCTACACCGACAGCTTGTCGTTCGGGCCGATGCTGGCCGCAGCCGCGTTGCTGGGTGTGTTCGGCTATCTCCAGCGTGGCCGCGGGCCGGCGGCGGTGTTGCGCCGCTGGCGGGTGGCGAGCTGGACCGTCTACGCGACACTGGCCGTCGTGATCTGGGCGTTGGTGCACGCCAGCGGGATCCACGCCACCATCGCCGGGGTGGCGATGGGACTGCTCATGCGGACCCGTCCTCACAACGGAGAGGAGAGCTCGCCCAGCCACCGCGCCGAACATGTGTTGCGGCCGTGGGCGATGGGGCTGGCCTTGCCGGTGTTCGCACTGTTCTCCGCTGGCGTCGTCTTCGGTGACTGGTCCAGCATGCTCACCGACACCGTGGCCCTCGGAGTGACCGCGGGCCTGGTGGTGGGCAAGCTCGTCGGTATCGCCGGTGGTGCGTGGTTGACCACGAAGCTCACCCGGGCGGAGCTGGACCCGAGCCTGAGTTGGACCGACATCGTGGGTATCTCCCAGCTCGCCGGGATCGGTTTCACCGTTTCACTGCTGATCAGCGAGCTGTCGTACACCGGCCATCCGGGAATGCTCGAACACGCCAAGAGCGCGGTGTTGCTCGCCTCCCTGTTCGCGACCGTGCTCGGTGCCGTCGTGCTCGGTGTCCGCAGTGCGCACTACCGCACCCACGGCATCGGGGAACACGCTCGGCAGGTGGCCAACTGA
- a CDS encoding sodium:solute symporter — translation MRALDLAIIAIFLVGSPLLGVLLGGKQKSSTDYFVGSRQVPWWAVTFSVVATETSTLTVISVPTVAYLGNVTYLQLAIGYLIGRILVAFVLLPRYYAGDLVSAYGFLGKRFGKGMQGTASVTFLVTRLLADGVRLFATAIPVKMVLAALGLDVSYWVIIAAIAVVAVVYTYLGGIKAVIWVDVVQMGIYCIGAVAAVFILAGRLPDGWFGSLSDEGKLQFFDFSSNVITNQYAFVTAVVGGALFAMASHGSDQLMVQRLLACKNVRDSQKAVIASGVVVFFQFALFLLVGAMLWSFYDGADPASMGLQTNDELFPKFIVEQLPAGLSGLLIAGILAAAMSTISSSLNSLSTSTVSDIYQRVTKKELPDSVVLKQAKLWTLIWAGVFVIFASMFTSTDQPVVEVGLSIASYTYGALLGAFALGILVKRARQADAIIAFVATIVVAAVFILGVTFTVDGEEAGLAFPWYVPLGVVVTLVVGGLLSLRHPAAAGPDELDRVKETA, via the coding sequence ATGCGCGCACTGGACCTCGCGATCATCGCGATATTCCTGGTCGGGTCGCCACTGCTGGGCGTTCTGCTCGGCGGCAAGCAGAAGTCCTCGACCGACTACTTCGTGGGCAGCCGGCAGGTGCCGTGGTGGGCGGTGACGTTCTCCGTCGTCGCCACGGAGACGTCGACGCTGACGGTGATCAGCGTGCCGACCGTGGCCTACCTGGGCAACGTCACGTACCTGCAGCTCGCGATCGGTTACCTCATCGGTCGCATCCTGGTGGCCTTCGTGCTGCTGCCGCGCTACTACGCGGGTGACCTCGTGAGCGCCTACGGTTTCCTCGGCAAGCGGTTCGGCAAGGGTATGCAGGGCACCGCGTCGGTGACGTTCCTGGTCACGCGGCTGCTCGCCGACGGTGTGCGGCTGTTCGCGACCGCGATCCCGGTCAAGATGGTGCTCGCCGCGCTGGGCCTCGACGTCTCCTACTGGGTGATCATCGCGGCGATCGCCGTGGTCGCCGTCGTCTACACCTACCTGGGCGGCATCAAGGCGGTCATCTGGGTCGACGTGGTCCAGATGGGCATCTACTGCATCGGCGCGGTCGCCGCGGTGTTCATCCTCGCCGGTCGACTCCCCGACGGCTGGTTCGGCTCGCTCTCCGACGAGGGCAAGCTCCAGTTCTTCGATTTCTCGTCCAACGTCATCACCAACCAGTACGCGTTCGTCACCGCCGTCGTGGGTGGCGCGCTGTTCGCGATGGCGTCGCACGGCTCCGACCAGCTGATGGTGCAGCGCCTGCTGGCCTGCAAGAACGTGCGCGACAGCCAGAAGGCCGTGATCGCCAGCGGTGTGGTGGTGTTCTTCCAGTTCGCGCTGTTCCTGCTGGTGGGCGCGATGCTGTGGTCGTTCTACGACGGCGCCGACCCGGCCTCGATGGGCCTGCAGACCAACGACGAGCTGTTCCCGAAGTTCATCGTCGAGCAACTGCCCGCGGGGCTGTCGGGCCTGCTGATCGCGGGCATCCTGGCCGCCGCGATGAGCACCATCTCGTCGTCGCTGAACTCGCTGTCGACCTCCACGGTGAGCGACATCTACCAGCGGGTGACGAAGAAGGAACTGCCGGACTCGGTGGTGCTCAAGCAGGCGAAGCTGTGGACACTGATCTGGGCGGGCGTTTTCGTGATCTTCGCGTCGATGTTCACGAGCACCGACCAGCCGGTGGTCGAGGTCGGTCTGAGCATCGCCAGCTACACCTACGGCGCTCTGCTGGGTGCCTTCGCGCTCGGCATCCTCGTCAAGAGGGCACGTCAGGCCGACGCGATCATCGCGTTCGTGGCCACGATCGTGGTGGCTGCCGTGTTCATCCTCGGCGTGACGTTCACCGTCGACGGCGAGGAGGCCGGCCTGGCCTTCCCGTGGTACGTGCCGCTCGGCGTCGTCGTGACCCTCGTGGTCGGTGGCCTGCTGTCGCTGCGCCACCCCGCGGCCGCCGGACCCGACGAGCTCGACCGGGTCAAGGAAACGGCCTGA
- a CDS encoding anhydro-N-acetylmuramic acid kinase: MVESKSELRVVGLLSGTSVDGIDVAVASFRVDGDELTLTPLGHRELPYPERLRRDLLAALPPGGCSAEQLTKLDTRVGQAFADAAGRAVTEIAGGRADLVASLGQTVFHWVEQGHVEGTLQVGQPAWIAERTGLPVVADLRVRDVAAGGHGAPLASTLDALWLRADAEREGGPVGALNIGGIANLTVVHPDGSVLAYDTGPGNALLDIAAAEVTGGAQHSDLDGALASRGRVRQDLLSRLLADPYYSSEPPKSTGKEYFHAAYLRQATEGLAPIDGPDLLATLTELTAATVAAECERHGVRTVVASGGGLRNPALVTALRSRVTVVPSDENGLPSDAKEAYLTALLGWLTWNGIPANVPSATGSAGPRLLGTITPGAGPLTLPEPHPQALTRLRVTTPDTP; this comes from the coding sequence TCCGGAACGTCGGTGGACGGCATCGACGTGGCGGTCGCCTCGTTCCGTGTCGACGGCGACGAACTCACCCTGACCCCGCTCGGTCACCGGGAACTGCCCTACCCGGAGCGACTGCGGCGTGACCTTCTCGCCGCGCTGCCTCCCGGCGGATGCAGCGCCGAACAACTCACCAAGCTGGACACGCGGGTGGGTCAGGCGTTCGCCGACGCCGCCGGACGCGCCGTCACCGAGATCGCGGGCGGCCGCGCCGACCTCGTCGCGTCACTCGGCCAGACCGTGTTCCACTGGGTCGAGCAGGGCCACGTCGAGGGCACGCTGCAAGTCGGCCAGCCCGCCTGGATCGCCGAACGCACCGGACTCCCCGTCGTGGCGGACCTGCGGGTGCGCGACGTCGCGGCGGGAGGGCACGGCGCGCCGCTCGCGAGCACACTGGACGCGCTGTGGCTGCGCGCGGACGCGGAACGTGAGGGCGGACCCGTGGGCGCGCTCAACATCGGCGGCATCGCGAACCTCACCGTGGTGCACCCGGACGGCTCGGTACTCGCCTACGACACGGGGCCGGGCAACGCGCTGCTGGACATCGCGGCCGCCGAGGTGACCGGCGGCGCCCAGCACAGCGACCTCGACGGAGCGCTCGCCTCCCGGGGAAGGGTGAGGCAGGACCTGCTGTCGCGGCTGCTGGCCGATCCGTACTATTCCAGCGAACCCCCGAAGTCGACCGGCAAGGAGTACTTCCACGCCGCCTACCTCCGGCAGGCCACCGAGGGACTGGCTCCGATCGACGGCCCCGACCTGCTCGCCACGCTGACCGAACTGACGGCGGCGACGGTGGCCGCGGAGTGCGAACGTCACGGCGTCCGCACCGTCGTGGCCTCCGGCGGCGGCCTGCGCAATCCCGCCCTCGTGACCGCGCTGCGGAGCCGCGTCACCGTGGTGCCGAGCGACGAGAACGGTCTGCCGTCCGACGCCAAGGAGGCGTACCTCACCGCGCTGCTCGGCTGGCTGACCTGGAACGGAATCCCCGCCAACGTGCCGAGCGCGACGGGCTCGGCAGGACCTCGCCTGCTCGGCACGATCACGCCGGGGGCAGGTCCGTTGACGCTCCCCGAACCGCACCCGCAAGCCCTGACCCGCCTGCGGGTCACCACCCCCGACACACCGTAG